A part of Amycolatopsis lurida genomic DNA contains:
- a CDS encoding epoxide hydrolase family protein — MPEIEPFTIHVPDRELADLHARLARVRLPEAETVSDATQGIELARLTALLRAWREHDWRAREIRWNTLPHYRARIDCLDIGFWHVRSPERTARPLILTHGWPGSILEFEKVIRPLTDPVAHGGSASDAFDVVVPSLPGFGFSERPSERGWHPGRTARAWAGLMTALGYRRFGAHGGDWGAVVSTELALHAPDRVAGLHLTMPSASPLPEDRVAPSAPERRMLDRRDLHLSDGYGFGMLMGTRPQTLGYSLLDSPSGLAAWLGEKFAAYTDDRPEYGGGVSLAEQVDTIALYWLTGTGASSARWYWEAMRWVPRSAEEENARPVTVPTAVSLFPADPWPTARRWAERRYPNLHRWTELDRGGHFPGLEQPDLLVSGIRETFRDLPVNG, encoded by the coding sequence GTGCCCGAAATCGAACCGTTCACCATCCATGTCCCCGATCGCGAGCTGGCCGATCTCCACGCTCGCCTGGCCCGGGTGCGCCTTCCCGAAGCCGAGACGGTTTCCGACGCCACCCAGGGGATCGAGCTGGCCCGGTTGACGGCCTTGCTCCGGGCGTGGCGGGAACACGACTGGCGGGCGCGGGAGATCCGGTGGAATACCCTTCCCCACTACCGGGCCCGGATCGACTGTCTGGACATCGGGTTCTGGCATGTCCGTTCGCCCGAGCGCACGGCGCGCCCGCTGATCCTGACCCACGGCTGGCCGGGTTCGATCCTCGAATTCGAAAAGGTGATCAGGCCGCTCACTGATCCGGTGGCCCACGGTGGTTCCGCGAGTGACGCCTTCGACGTGGTCGTGCCTTCGTTGCCGGGTTTCGGGTTCAGCGAACGGCCCAGCGAGCGCGGCTGGCACCCTGGCCGGACCGCTCGGGCGTGGGCTGGTCTGATGACCGCGCTCGGGTACCGGCGGTTCGGGGCCCACGGCGGGGATTGGGGTGCCGTGGTCAGTACGGAACTGGCACTCCACGCGCCCGACCGGGTCGCGGGCCTGCACCTGACGATGCCGTCGGCGTCGCCGTTGCCGGAGGACCGGGTGGCGCCGAGCGCACCTGAACGGCGCATGCTGGATCGGCGTGATCTGCATCTGTCCGACGGCTACGGCTTCGGGATGCTCATGGGCACGCGCCCGCAGACGCTCGGCTACTCCCTGCTCGATTCGCCGTCGGGGCTCGCCGCCTGGCTCGGGGAGAAGTTCGCCGCCTACACCGACGACCGGCCGGAGTACGGCGGCGGGGTGAGCTTGGCGGAGCAGGTCGACACCATCGCGCTGTACTGGCTGACCGGCACCGGTGCTTCGAGCGCTCGCTGGTACTGGGAGGCGATGCGATGGGTGCCGCGCAGCGCGGAGGAGGAGAACGCGCGGCCGGTGACCGTGCCCACCGCCGTGTCGCTTTTCCCCGCCGACCCGTGGCCGACCGCGCGACGCTGGGCGGAGCGCCGCTACCCGAACCTGCACCGGTGGACCGAACTCGACCGCGGCGGGCACTTCCCGGGACTGGAGCAGCCGGACCTGCTGGTGTCCGGAATCCGGGAAACATTTCGGGATCTGCCGGTAAACGGTTAA